A genomic segment from Glycine max cultivar Williams 82 chromosome 1, Glycine_max_v4.0, whole genome shotgun sequence encodes:
- the LOC100813359 gene encoding ABC transporter B family member 26, chloroplastic isoform X2: MGHLRCILCSHCCCSFGDFDTAFLDSIHLLSTECGPCCFSPECAVVGSVVRGFGNMQVKTFGIRGCFFGIANMILVKRMRETLYSSLLLQDISFFDNETVGDLTSRLGADCQQVSRVIGNDLNLIMRNVLQGGGSLIYLLILSWPLGLSTLVVCSILAAVMLRYGRYQKKAARLIQEVTASANDVAQEMFSLIRTVRVYGTEEEEHGRYKWWLEKLADISLRQSAAYGVWNFSFNILYHSTQVIAVLFGGMSILAGHITAEKLTKFILYSEWLIYSTWWVGDNISNLMQSVGASEKVFHLMDLSPSSQFIERGVKLQRLTGCIEFLNVSFHYPSRPMASVVQHVNFVVHPGEVVAIVGLSGSGKSTLVNLLLRLYEPTNGQILIDDIPLKDLDIMWWRERIGFVGQEPKLFRMDISSNIRYGCTQDVKQKDIEWAAKQAYAHNFISALPNGYETLVDDDLLSGGQKQRIAIARALLRDPKILILDEATSALDAESEHNVKGVLRSVRSDSATRSVIVIAHRLSTIQAADRIVVMDGGEIVEMGSHRELLLKDGLYARLTRKQADAMA, from the exons ATGGGTCATCTTCGCTGCATTCTCTGCTCTCATTGTTGCTGCA GTTTCGGAGATTTCGATACCGCATTTCTTGACAGCATCCATCTTCTCAGCACAGAGTGCGGACCTTGCTGTTTTTCACCGGAATGTGCGGTTGTTGGTTCTGTTGTGCGTGGCTTCGGGAATATGCAGGTCAAAACCTT TGGGATACGAGGTTGCTTTTTTGGCATCGCAAACATGATTCTG gttaagagaatgagagaaACACTATACTCATCTCTTCTTCTGCAG GATATATCGTTTTTTGACAATGAAACAGTAGGTGATTTGACAAGTAGGCTTGGAGCGGATTGCCAACAAGTGTCAAGAGTTATTGGAAATGATCTTAATTTGATAATGCGCAACGTTCTTCAG GGGGGAGGTTCATTAATCTACTTGTTGATTTTATCTTGGCCACTTGGTTTATCTACATTGGTGGTATGCTCCATATTAGCAGCAGTTATGTTACGTTATGGAAG GTACCAGAAAAAGGCAGCAAGGTTGATCCAAGAAGTCACTGCTTCTGCAAATGAT GTAGCCCAAGAGATGTTCTCTCTTATTAGAACTGTGCGAGTTTATggaacagaagaagaagaacatggAAG GTATAAGTGGTGGCTGGAGAAATTAGCTGACATAAGCTTGCGACAAAGTGCTGCATATGGAGTTTGGAATTTTAGCTTTAACATTCTTTATCATTCAACTCAG GTTATCGCTGTGCTATTTGGAGGAATGTCTATTCTAGCGGGTCATATCACAGCTGAGAAACTTACCAAGTTTATATTATACAGTGAATGGTTAATTTATTCTACCTGGTGGGTGGGAGACAATATATCCAATTTGATGCAATCAGTTGGGGCTAGCGAAAAAGTATTCCACTTAATGGATCTCTCACCTAGCAGCCAATTCATAGAAAGAG GGGTAAAGTTGCAGAGGTTAACAGGGTGTATTGAGTTTCTAAATGTATCTTTTCACTATCCTTCAAGGCCAATG GCATCTGTAGTGCAACATGTGAACTTTGTTGTCCATCCTGGAGAGGTGGTTGCAATA GTTGGACTTAGTGGTAGCGGAAAAAGCACATTGGTGAATCTTTTGCTCCGTCTCTATGAGCCTACAAATGGTCAG ATTTTGATAGATGATATCCCTCTTAAAGACTTGGACATCATGTGGTGGAGAGAGAGAATTGGATTTGTGGGCCAG GAACCGAAACTCTTCCGGATGGATATTAGTTCAAACATCAGATATGGATGCACCCAAGATGTAAAGCAGAAGGATATTGAATGGGCTGCAAAGCAGGCCTATGCCCACAATTTTATCTCAGCACTTCCCAATGGTTATGAAACACTTGTTGATGATGATCTGTTAAGTGGAGGACAAAAGCAGCGAATTGCTATTGCTAGGGCCCTTCTTAGGGACCCAAAAATATTGATCCTTGATGAAGCCACTAGTGCACTAGATGCTGAAAGTGAGCATAATGTTAAG GGTGTTCTTCGATCTGTTAGAAGTGATTCTGCAACCAGAAGTGTCATAGTCATTGCACATAG GCTTTCTACCATACAAGCAGCTGACAGGATTGTGGTGATGGATGGTGGGGAAATTGTTGAG ATGGGAAGTCACAGGGAACTTCTCTTAAAAGATGGTTTGTATGCACGGTTAACCAGAAAACAGGCTGATGCCATGGCATGA
- the LOC100813359 gene encoding ABC transporter B family member 26, chloroplastic isoform X1, with translation MPLLLSRTPPSSFPLTPLRNARAPLITPSQKRFTLAATRIVLFTSRRRILASPPPPPKCASINGISVPNNPEASGEQQVYSASGLLDRIRKWVGFLPSILPGGRWWEFSGDVDVQVVAQPVTVWRALGKMWDLVARDRWVIFAAFSALIVAAVSEISIPHFLTASIFSAQSADLAVFHRNVRLLVLLCVASGICSGIRGCFFGIANMILVKRMRETLYSSLLLQDISFFDNETVGDLTSRLGADCQQVSRVIGNDLNLIMRNVLQGGGSLIYLLILSWPLGLSTLVVCSILAAVMLRYGRYQKKAARLIQEVTASANDVAQEMFSLIRTVRVYGTEEEEHGRYKWWLEKLADISLRQSAAYGVWNFSFNILYHSTQVIAVLFGGMSILAGHITAEKLTKFILYSEWLIYSTWWVGDNISNLMQSVGASEKVFHLMDLSPSSQFIERGVKLQRLTGCIEFLNVSFHYPSRPMASVVQHVNFVVHPGEVVAIVGLSGSGKSTLVNLLLRLYEPTNGQILIDDIPLKDLDIMWWRERIGFVGQEPKLFRMDISSNIRYGCTQDVKQKDIEWAAKQAYAHNFISALPNGYETLVDDDLLSGGQKQRIAIARALLRDPKILILDEATSALDAESEHNVKGVLRSVRSDSATRSVIVIAHRLSTIQAADRIVVMDGGEIVEMGSHRELLLKDGLYARLTRKQADAMA, from the exons ATGCCTCTTCTTCTCTCACGCACCCCACCATCTTCTTTTCCTCTAACCCCTCTTAGAAACGCACGCGCGCCTCTAATCACACCCTCCCAGAAGCGCTTCACTCTCGCCGCAACGCGAATCGTTCTCTTCACTTCCCGCCGCCGCATTCTAGCatcccctcctcctcctcccaaGTGCGCCTCCATCAACGGAATCTCTGTCCCGAACAACCCAGAAGCTTCCGGAGAACAACAAGTCTATAGTGCTTCCGGGCTTCTCGACCGGATTCGGAAATGGGTCGGGTTTTTACCGTCGATTCTTCCCGGCGGACGGTGGTGGGAGTTCTCCGGCGACGTCGACGTTCAGGTGGTGGCGCAGCCGGTGACCGTGTGGCGCGCGCTCGGGAAAATGTGGGACCTTGTCGCGCGTGACAGATGGGTCATCTTCGCTGCATTCTCTGCTCTCATTGTTGCTGCA GTTTCGGAGATTTCGATACCGCATTTCTTGACAGCATCCATCTTCTCAGCACAGAGTGCGGACCTTGCTGTTTTTCACCGGAATGTGCGGTTGTTGGTTCTGTTGTGCGTGGCTTCGGGAATATGCAG TGGGATACGAGGTTGCTTTTTTGGCATCGCAAACATGATTCTG gttaagagaatgagagaaACACTATACTCATCTCTTCTTCTGCAG GATATATCGTTTTTTGACAATGAAACAGTAGGTGATTTGACAAGTAGGCTTGGAGCGGATTGCCAACAAGTGTCAAGAGTTATTGGAAATGATCTTAATTTGATAATGCGCAACGTTCTTCAG GGGGGAGGTTCATTAATCTACTTGTTGATTTTATCTTGGCCACTTGGTTTATCTACATTGGTGGTATGCTCCATATTAGCAGCAGTTATGTTACGTTATGGAAG GTACCAGAAAAAGGCAGCAAGGTTGATCCAAGAAGTCACTGCTTCTGCAAATGAT GTAGCCCAAGAGATGTTCTCTCTTATTAGAACTGTGCGAGTTTATggaacagaagaagaagaacatggAAG GTATAAGTGGTGGCTGGAGAAATTAGCTGACATAAGCTTGCGACAAAGTGCTGCATATGGAGTTTGGAATTTTAGCTTTAACATTCTTTATCATTCAACTCAG GTTATCGCTGTGCTATTTGGAGGAATGTCTATTCTAGCGGGTCATATCACAGCTGAGAAACTTACCAAGTTTATATTATACAGTGAATGGTTAATTTATTCTACCTGGTGGGTGGGAGACAATATATCCAATTTGATGCAATCAGTTGGGGCTAGCGAAAAAGTATTCCACTTAATGGATCTCTCACCTAGCAGCCAATTCATAGAAAGAG GGGTAAAGTTGCAGAGGTTAACAGGGTGTATTGAGTTTCTAAATGTATCTTTTCACTATCCTTCAAGGCCAATG GCATCTGTAGTGCAACATGTGAACTTTGTTGTCCATCCTGGAGAGGTGGTTGCAATA GTTGGACTTAGTGGTAGCGGAAAAAGCACATTGGTGAATCTTTTGCTCCGTCTCTATGAGCCTACAAATGGTCAG ATTTTGATAGATGATATCCCTCTTAAAGACTTGGACATCATGTGGTGGAGAGAGAGAATTGGATTTGTGGGCCAG GAACCGAAACTCTTCCGGATGGATATTAGTTCAAACATCAGATATGGATGCACCCAAGATGTAAAGCAGAAGGATATTGAATGGGCTGCAAAGCAGGCCTATGCCCACAATTTTATCTCAGCACTTCCCAATGGTTATGAAACACTTGTTGATGATGATCTGTTAAGTGGAGGACAAAAGCAGCGAATTGCTATTGCTAGGGCCCTTCTTAGGGACCCAAAAATATTGATCCTTGATGAAGCCACTAGTGCACTAGATGCTGAAAGTGAGCATAATGTTAAG GGTGTTCTTCGATCTGTTAGAAGTGATTCTGCAACCAGAAGTGTCATAGTCATTGCACATAG GCTTTCTACCATACAAGCAGCTGACAGGATTGTGGTGATGGATGGTGGGGAAATTGTTGAG ATGGGAAGTCACAGGGAACTTCTCTTAAAAGATGGTTTGTATGCACGGTTAACCAGAAAACAGGCTGATGCCATGGCATGA
- the LOC100817971 gene encoding 60S ribosomal protein L27a, whose protein sequence is MTTRFKKNRKKRGHVSAGHGRIGKHRKHPGGRGNAGGMHHHRILFDKYHPGFFGKVGMRYFHKLRNKFYSPIVNIDKLWSLIPQDAKDKALKSKDTAPLIDVTQHGYFKVLGKGVLPQNQPIVVKAKLISKIAEKKIKEAGGAVLLTA, encoded by the coding sequence ATGACAACCCGATTTAAGAAGAACCGCAAGAAGCGCGGCCACGTCAGCGCCGGCCACGGCCGTATTGGAAAGCACCGCAAGCACCCCGGCGGCCGGGGAAATGCCGGCGGCATGCACCACCACAGGATCCTCTTCGACAAGTACCACCCGGGGTTCTTCGGGAAGGTAGGGATGAGGTACTTTCATAAGCTCCGCAACAAATTCTACTCCCCCATCGTCAACATCGACAAGCTATGGTCTCTGATACCCCAAGACGCGAAGGACAAAGCCCTAAAATCGAAGGACACTGCCCCTCTAATCGACGTCACTCAGCACGGGTACTTCAAGGTTCTCGGAAAAGGTGTGCTGCCCCAAAACCAGCCCATTGTTGTGAAGGCCAAGCTTATTTCGAAGATCGCGGAGAAGAAGATCAAGGAAGCCGGTGGTGCTGTTCTTCTTACGgcttag
- the LOC100797729 gene encoding protein DETOXIFICATION 29, producing MKHSDGNSSTQPLLTARADEPHQIHPHPAETTAVFSAGTPDIAPITGAGDFYREFMVESKKLWYLAGPAIFSFVSKYSLGAFTQIFAGHVGTIDLAAVSVENSLIAGFSYGIMLGMGSALETLCGQAVGAGKLDMLGVYMQRSWVLLLSTACVLCPLYIFAGQVLKLIGQDTEISEAAGTFAIWMIPQLFAYALNFPVAKFLQAQSKVMVIAAIAGMAMVLHPVLSWLLMVKLEWGLVGAAVVLNGSWWFVVVAQLVYVFGGWCWPAWNGFSWEAFRSLWGFFRLSLASAVMLCLETWYFMALILFAGYLKNAQVSVDAFSICMNILGWTIMVSFGMNAATSVRISNELGARHPRTALFSLVVAVITSVLIGVLLAIVLMISRNEYPSLFSNDTEVQDLVKDLTPFLCFCIVINNVQPVLSGVAIGAGWQALVAYVNIACYYLFGIPVGLVLGYKLDWGVKGIWLGMISGTILQTCVLLVLIYKTNWNEEASLAEDRIRTWGGHKKATVNDTENTQET from the exons ATGAAACACTCAGATGGCAACTCCTCCACACAGCCACTTCTCACGGCCAGGGCCGACGAACCCCATCAAATCCACCCTCACCCAGCAGAAACAACCGCAGTTTTTAGCGCCGGCACCCCTGACATAGCTCCGATCACCGGCGCCGGCGACTTCTATAGGGAATTCATGGTGGAGTCAAAGAAGCTCTGGTACCTCGCCGGCCCCGCCATCTTCTCCTTCGTCTCAAAGTACTCCCTCGGCGCCTTCACTCAAATCTTTGCCGGCCACGTCGGCACCATTGACCTCGCCGCCGTCTCCGTTGAAAACTCCCTCATCGCCGGCTTCTCCTACGGCATAATG CTAGGGATGGGAAGCGCGTTGGAAACGCTGTGCGGACAAGCGGTGGGGGCAGGGAAGCTGGACATGCTGGGAGTGTACATGCAACGATCATGGGTGTTACTCCTCAGCACGGCCTGTGTACTGTGCCCTTTGTACATCTTCGCGGGACAAGTTCTGAAGTTGATAGGGCAAGACACCGAAATTTCGGAGGCTGCGGGGACCTTCGCCATTTGGATGATTCCGCAGCTGTTCGCTTACGCGCTGAATTTTCCGGTGGCGAAGTTCCTGCAGGCGCAGAGCAAGGTGATGGTGATCGCGGCGATAGCCGGGATGGCCATGGTGCTGCACCCGGTGCTGAGCTGGCTGCTCATGGTGAAGCTGGAGTGGGGGCTCGTGGGCGCCGCCGTCGTGCTCAACGGATCGTGGTGGTTCGTGGTGGTGGCCCAGTTGGTTTATGTTTTCGGAGGGTGGTGCTGGCCGGCGTGGAACGGGTTCTCGTGGGAAGCGTTTCGGAGTCTTTGGGGGTTCTTTCGCCTCTCTCTTGCTTCTGCTGTTATGCTCTG CTTGGAAACATGGTACTTTATGGCTTTAATTTTGTTCGCTGGATACCTCAAGAATGCACAAGTCTCCGTAGACGCCTTCTCTATCTG CATGAATATATTAGGCTGGACCATCATGGTATCTTTTGGGATGAACGCTGCCACAAG TGTGAGAATATCGAATGAACTAGGGGCACGCCACCCAAGAACAGCATTATTTTCCCTAGTGGTTGCCGTGATTACTTCGGTTTTGATCGGAGTTTTACTCGCTATTGTTTTGATGATCTCGCGGAATGAGTACCCTTCCCTGTTTTCAAACGACACAGAAGTGCAAGATCTAGTTAAGGACCTCACACCATTTTTGTGCTTCTGCATTGTCATTAATAATGTTCAGCCTGTTCTCTCag GAGTTGCCATTGGGGCGGGATGGCAGGCTCTTGTTGCCTATGTAAACATTGCATGCTACTACCTTTTTGGAATTCCTGTGGGTCTTGTATTGGGTTACAAGCTTGACTGGGGAGTCAAG GGAATCTGGTTAGGAATGATATCAGGGACTATCCTCCAAACATGTGTTCTTTTGGTGCTGATTTACAAAACTAATTGGAACGAAGAG GCCTCCCTTGCCGAAGATAGGATACGGACTTGGGGTGGACATAAAAAAGCGACTGTGAAtgacacagaaaacacacaagaAACATGA